A single genomic interval of Lepisosteus oculatus isolate fLepOcu1 chromosome 12, fLepOcu1.hap2, whole genome shotgun sequence harbors:
- the LOC102686226 gene encoding gastricsin-like isoform X3 yields MASGWAYSLSSCLKQYRILYTHHPLFNPQKSSTYHSNEQPFSIHYGTGSLTGVIGYDTVTLGDLTVTNQKIGLSITEPGNHFARPLHDGIMGLAFKQNEGTIVDTMIKENLLEEPVFAFYLSKSSERGSEVVFGGTDPSHYTGEIHWVPVAHESHWQLVFEGFEIDHHSTGWCQSGCSAIVDTGTSLLACPPQYVDELHQALGAQQDQNGKYVFDCDSIDSLPPLTFIMNGAHLHLEPSAYVLVYQDDYGNSYCTSGIEGSREEYRDGLPYWVLGDVFLRQFYSVFDQGNGRVGFATLA; encoded by the exons ATGGCCTCTGGATGGGCGTATTCCCTGTCATCCTGTCTGAAACAATAccgaatactgtaca CACATCATCCACTGTTCAACCCACAGAAGTCTTCCACCTATCATAGCAATGAGCAGCCCTTCTCTATCCATTATGGAACAGGAAGCCTCACAGGTGTTATTGGCTATGATACAGTCACT CTTGGGGATCTCACTGTCACAAACCAGAAGATAGGTCTGAGTATCACAGAACCAGGAAACCACTTTGCAAGACCCCTACATGATGGAATCATGGGGCTAGCGTTTAAACAAAACGAAGGAACTATTGTGGACACCATGATAAAAGAGAACTTGCTTGAGGAGCCTGTCTTTGCTTTCTACCTCAGCAA GAGCTCAGAACGGGGCAGCGAAGTTGTTTTTGGTGGAACAGACCCAAGTCACTACACTGGGGAAATTCACTGGGTTCCTGTTGCCCATGAAAGCCACTGGCAGCTGGTTTTTGAAGG GTTTGAAATAGACCACCACAGCACAGGCTGGTGCCAGAGTGGTTGCTCTGCGATTGTAGACACTGGCACCTCTCTTCTTGCATGCCCCCCTCAATATGTAGATGAACTCCATCAGGCTCTTGGAGCTCAACAAGATCAGAACGGAAAG tatgtctttgacTGCGACAGCATAGACTCCTTGCCTCCTCTCACGTTCATCATGAATGGAGCTCACCTTCATCTTGAGCCCTCTGCTTATGTGTTAGTG TACCAGGACGACTATGGAAACTCTTACTGCACCAGTGGGATTGAAGGTTCCCGAGAGGAGTATCGGGATGGTTTGCCATACTGGGTTCTGGGAGATGTGTTCCTGAGGcaattttattctgtttttgacCAAGGGAATGGCAGAGTTGGGTTTGCTACACTTGCTTAA
- the LOC102686226 gene encoding gastricsin-like isoform X2, which yields MGVFPVILSETIPNTVQIPLLNMKFIYEELKERGELEEFLKNEQYSAPGTYNEQLINYHNMAYFGKINVGTPPQTFYVHFDTGSSTLWINSVYCKSEACTHHPLFNPQKSSTYHSNEQPFSIHYGTGSLTGVIGYDTVTLGDLTVTNQKIGLSITEPGNHFARPLHDGIMGLAFKQNEGTIVDTMIKENLLEEPVFAFYLSKSSERGSEVVFGGTDPSHYTGEIHWVPVAHESHWQLVFEGFEIDHHSTGWCQSGCSAIVDTGTSLLACPPQYVDELHQALGAQQDQNGKYVFDCDSIDSLPPLTFIMNGAHLHLEPSAYVLVYQDDYGNSYCTSGIEGSREEYRDGLPYWVLGDVFLRQFYSVFDQGNGRVGFATLA from the exons ATGGGCGTATTCCCTGTCATCCTGTCTGAAACAATAccgaatactgtaca AATCCCCCTGTTGAACATGAAGTTTATCTACGAAGAACTGAAAGAGAGAGGAGAACTGGAGgaatttttaaagaatgaaCAGTACAGTGCACCTGGTACATACAATGAACAACTCATAAATTATCACAAT ATGGCATATTTTGGCAAAATTAATGTAGGAACCCCTCCACAAACTTTTTATGTCCATTTTGATACCGGATCTTCTACTCTCTGGATCAACTCAGTCTACTGCAAGAGTGAAGCCTGCA CACATCATCCACTGTTCAACCCACAGAAGTCTTCCACCTATCATAGCAATGAGCAGCCCTTCTCTATCCATTATGGAACAGGAAGCCTCACAGGTGTTATTGGCTATGATACAGTCACT CTTGGGGATCTCACTGTCACAAACCAGAAGATAGGTCTGAGTATCACAGAACCAGGAAACCACTTTGCAAGACCCCTACATGATGGAATCATGGGGCTAGCGTTTAAACAAAACGAAGGAACTATTGTGGACACCATGATAAAAGAGAACTTGCTTGAGGAGCCTGTCTTTGCTTTCTACCTCAGCAA GAGCTCAGAACGGGGCAGCGAAGTTGTTTTTGGTGGAACAGACCCAAGTCACTACACTGGGGAAATTCACTGGGTTCCTGTTGCCCATGAAAGCCACTGGCAGCTGGTTTTTGAAGG GTTTGAAATAGACCACCACAGCACAGGCTGGTGCCAGAGTGGTTGCTCTGCGATTGTAGACACTGGCACCTCTCTTCTTGCATGCCCCCCTCAATATGTAGATGAACTCCATCAGGCTCTTGGAGCTCAACAAGATCAGAACGGAAAG tatgtctttgacTGCGACAGCATAGACTCCTTGCCTCCTCTCACGTTCATCATGAATGGAGCTCACCTTCATCTTGAGCCCTCTGCTTATGTGTTAGTG TACCAGGACGACTATGGAAACTCTTACTGCACCAGTGGGATTGAAGGTTCCCGAGAGGAGTATCGGGATGGTTTGCCATACTGGGTTCTGGGAGATGTGTTCCTGAGGcaattttattctgtttttgacCAAGGGAATGGCAGAGTTGGGTTTGCTACACTTGCTTAA
- the LOC102686226 gene encoding gastricsin-like isoform X1, producing MMKHLILGLVCLALTEGLIRIPLLNMKFIYEELKERGELEEFLKNEQYSAPGTYNEQLINYHNMAYFGKINVGTPPQTFYVHFDTGSSTLWINSVYCKSEACTHHPLFNPQKSSTYHSNEQPFSIHYGTGSLTGVIGYDTVTLGDLTVTNQKIGLSITEPGNHFARPLHDGIMGLAFKQNEGTIVDTMIKENLLEEPVFAFYLSKSSERGSEVVFGGTDPSHYTGEIHWVPVAHESHWQLVFEGFEIDHHSTGWCQSGCSAIVDTGTSLLACPPQYVDELHQALGAQQDQNGKYVFDCDSIDSLPPLTFIMNGAHLHLEPSAYVLVYQDDYGNSYCTSGIEGSREEYRDGLPYWVLGDVFLRQFYSVFDQGNGRVGFATLA from the exons ATGATGAAGCATCTCATTCTTGGTCTGGTGTGTCTGGCTCTTACAGAGGGACTCATCAG AATCCCCCTGTTGAACATGAAGTTTATCTACGAAGAACTGAAAGAGAGAGGAGAACTGGAGgaatttttaaagaatgaaCAGTACAGTGCACCTGGTACATACAATGAACAACTCATAAATTATCACAAT ATGGCATATTTTGGCAAAATTAATGTAGGAACCCCTCCACAAACTTTTTATGTCCATTTTGATACCGGATCTTCTACTCTCTGGATCAACTCAGTCTACTGCAAGAGTGAAGCCTGCA CACATCATCCACTGTTCAACCCACAGAAGTCTTCCACCTATCATAGCAATGAGCAGCCCTTCTCTATCCATTATGGAACAGGAAGCCTCACAGGTGTTATTGGCTATGATACAGTCACT CTTGGGGATCTCACTGTCACAAACCAGAAGATAGGTCTGAGTATCACAGAACCAGGAAACCACTTTGCAAGACCCCTACATGATGGAATCATGGGGCTAGCGTTTAAACAAAACGAAGGAACTATTGTGGACACCATGATAAAAGAGAACTTGCTTGAGGAGCCTGTCTTTGCTTTCTACCTCAGCAA GAGCTCAGAACGGGGCAGCGAAGTTGTTTTTGGTGGAACAGACCCAAGTCACTACACTGGGGAAATTCACTGGGTTCCTGTTGCCCATGAAAGCCACTGGCAGCTGGTTTTTGAAGG GTTTGAAATAGACCACCACAGCACAGGCTGGTGCCAGAGTGGTTGCTCTGCGATTGTAGACACTGGCACCTCTCTTCTTGCATGCCCCCCTCAATATGTAGATGAACTCCATCAGGCTCTTGGAGCTCAACAAGATCAGAACGGAAAG tatgtctttgacTGCGACAGCATAGACTCCTTGCCTCCTCTCACGTTCATCATGAATGGAGCTCACCTTCATCTTGAGCCCTCTGCTTATGTGTTAGTG TACCAGGACGACTATGGAAACTCTTACTGCACCAGTGGGATTGAAGGTTCCCGAGAGGAGTATCGGGATGGTTTGCCATACTGGGTTCTGGGAGATGTGTTCCTGAGGcaattttattctgtttttgacCAAGGGAATGGCAGAGTTGGGTTTGCTACACTTGCTTAA